One segment of Coffea arabica cultivar ET-39 chromosome 7c, Coffea Arabica ET-39 HiFi, whole genome shotgun sequence DNA contains the following:
- the LOC113699262 gene encoding LOB domain-containing protein 37-like — translation MSCNGCRVLRKGCSENCILRPCLQWIESPEAQGHATVFVAKFFGRAGLMSFISAVPENQRPALFQSLLFEAAGRTVNPVNGAVGLLGTGNWQVCQAAVETVLRGGTLRAIPDHLVGGDSSDLDETVSECTTDMFKPHRHQDPFSINATNYLYGRSSNGSKMQKRRRKPDEQAVKVMQLADLDLSLTPGFEGGKYRCLLPEKRRLGSPSMNSEESGTTTCFESNTTDHQAGTGRGPKLLSLFN, via the exons ATGAGCTGCAATGGATGCCGAGTTCTTCGAAAGGGTTGCAGTGAGAACTGCATTCTTCGGCCATGTTTGCAATGGATTGAAAGCCCCGAAGCTCAAGGCCACGCTACCGTCTTTGTAGCCAAGTTCTTCGGCCGCGCGGGCCTCATGTCTTTTATTTCCGCTGTCCCTGAAAATCAAAGGCCTG CTCTATTCCAGTCGCTGTTATTCGAAGCAGCTGGAAGGACGGTGAATCCTGTGAACGGGGCTGTGGGTTTGTTAGGGACGGGGAATTGGCAGGTTTGTCAGGCAGCGGTGGAGACGGTCCTTCGAGGCGGCACCTTGCGGGCGATTCCGGATCACCTCGTTGGTGGCGACTCATCCGACCTTGACGAGACAGTGTCTGAGTGCACCACCGACATGTTTAAGCCACACCGTCATCAAGATCCTTTCAGCATAAATGCCACCAATTATCTCTACGGAAGATCATCGAACGGTAGTAAGATGCAGAAACGGCGACGCAAGCCGGATGAACAGGCCGTCAAAGTGATGCAGTTGGCTGATCTTGATCTTAGCTTAACACCCGGTTTTGAGGGGGGTAAATATCGTTGCCTTTTGCCCGAGAAGCGGCGGCTCGGTAGCCCTTCCATGAATTCTGAAGAGTCCGGGACCACCACTTGCTTCGAGAGTAATACGACTGATCATCAAGCTGGAACTGGAAGAGGGCCAAAGCTTTTGAGCTTGTTCAATTAG
- the LOC113699212 gene encoding uncharacterized protein yields MAPPTPRRVVTVDLKKKPGEQMQPLHNRWHPEIPPVAEVKSGEVFTIEMLDWTGGAIKDDNSAVDIKILDLSIVHYLSGPIKVTDADGIPAKPGDLLAVEICNLGPLPGDEWGFTAIYDRENGGGFLTDHFPNATKAIWYFEGIYAYSPHIPGVRFPGLTHPGVIGTAPSMELLTIWNERERALEETGLHSLKLCEVLHARPLANLPSTKGCVLGKIQDGTPEWEKIAREAARTVPGRENGGNCDIKNLSRGSKVYLPVFVEGANLSTGDMHFSQGDGEVAFCGAIEMSGFLELKCEIIRDGMKQYLTPMGPTPLHVNPIFEIGPVEPRFSEWLVFEGISVDESGRQHFLDASVAYKRAVLNAIDYISKFGYTKEQVYLLLSCCPCEGRISGIVDCPNALATLAVPTAIFDQDIRPKANKVPAGPRVVRYPGIPQCPYEGNLPTTKNPGATL; encoded by the exons ATGGCTCCTCCTACTCCAAGAAGAGTTGTAACTGTGGACCTAAAGAAGAAACCAGGGGAGCAGATGCAACCCCTTCACAACCGTTGGCATCCAGAGATACCACCGGTGGCTGAGGTCAAGTCGGGTGAGGTATTCACAATAGAGATGCTAGATTGGACAGGAGGTGCAATCAAAGATGACAATTCTGCTGTTGatataaaaattttagaccTATCAATT GTACACTATCTTAGTGGACCAATCAAGGTCACTGACGCAGATGGGATTCCAGCCAAGCCAGGTGATCTTCTTGCAGTTGAAATTTGCAACTTGGGTCCCCTTCCTGGCGATGAATGGGGCTTCACTGCAATATACGATAGAGAGAATGGCGGAGGATTTCTGACTGACCATTTTCCAAATGCAACTAAAGCTATTTGGTACTTTGAAGGAATATATGCTTACTCTCCTCATATACCAG GAGTAAGGTTTCCAGGTTTAACCCACCCTGGAGTAATAGGAACAGCGCCCTCCATGGAACTCCTTACTATATGGAATGAAAGAGAGAGAGCCCTTGAAGAAACTGGTCTTCATTCTCTGAAATTATGTGAGGTATTGCATGCACGACCACTGGCAAACTTACCATCAACCAAAGGCTGCGTTCTTGGCAAG ATTCAAGACGGAACACCTGAATGGGAAAAGATTGCTCGGGAAGCAGCAAGGACTGTTCCTGGAAGAGAAAATGGAGGGAATTGTGACATCAAAAACCTCAGCAGAGGTTCAAAAGTTTACCTTCCAGTCTTCGTAGAAGGAGCAAATCTCAGTACTGGAGATATGCACTTCTCCCAAGGTGATGGGGAGGTGGCATTCTGCGGGGCAATTGAGATGAGTGGTTTTCTAGAACTCAA ATGTGAGATCATAAGAGATGGCATGAAACAGTACCTCACTCCTATGGGGCCTACTCCCCTGCATGTTAATCCTATATTTGAGATCGGCCCTGTTGAACCAAGGTTTTCTGAATGGTTGGTGTTTGAGGGCATCAGCGTGGATGAAAGTGGGAGACAACACTTCCTTGATGCCAGCGTTGCTTATAAACGAGCAGTGCTGAATGCAATTGACTACATCTCAAAATTCGGGTACACTAAGGAGCAG GTCTACCTTCTACTCTCATGCTGTCCGTGCGAAGGAAGGATTTCGGGAATAGTCGATTGCCCCAATGCTCTGGCCACCCTTGCAGTTCCAACTGCTATTTTTGACCAG GATATCCGTCCCAAAGCCAACAAAGTGCCTGCTGGACCTCGGGTTGTCAGATATCCAGGTATACCACAGTGTCCTTATGAAGGAAACTTGCCAACCACAAAAAACCCTGGTGCTACACTTTAA
- the LOC113699213 gene encoding uncharacterized protein: MDEVRASSAWVANHSSHVTVDFSGIERVAEAVKDSIPKVEWDFEGIHYFDNGPLTVQYLFVLDALNFCFWPDKEMSYEHLASGLKEALQNDKTAFDADRLQKYTGPELRKMLKWPRPLPLEDERVRLMHEVGLELERNFEGKALKLVESCGKSAVKLVALITRNFPGFRDHTVYKGHQVFLYKRAQIFAADLWGAFKGQGYGEFNDIGAITIFADYIVPAVLQQLGVLRYSSSLASNVDNQSEIGSGTEEEVELRACSVYAVEKMRELISKKCGKQVLSVELDLWLWSVGTRCPSLQHHRTLSIYY, encoded by the exons ATGGACGAGGTGAGGGCCAGCTCAGCTTGGGTCGCCAATCACTCCTCTCACGTCACCGTCGACTTCTCAG GCATTGAGAGAGTTGCGGAAGCTGTAAAAGATTCGATACCAAAAGTGGAGTGGGATTTTGAAGGGATTCATTATTTTGACAATGGCCCTCTTACTGTTCAGTACTTGTTTGTTTTGGATGCTCTAAATTTCTGCTTCTGGCCAG ACAAGGAGATGAGCTATGAGCATTTAGCATCAGGATTGAAGGAAGCTCTTCAGAATGACAAAACTGCATTTGATGCTGATCGCCTGCAGAAGTACACTG GTCCTGAACTACGCAAGATGTTGAAATGGCCTAGGCCTCTTCCTTTGGAGGATGAAAGGGTGCGCTTAATGCATGAG GTTGGATTAgagttggaaagaaattttgaaggaaaggcATTAAAACTTGTTGAGTCCTGTGGAAAATCAGCTGTCAAACTTGTGGCACTCATCACACGCAATTTCCCTG GCTTCCGTGACCACACTGTATACAAAGGTCATCAGGTTTTCCTGTATAAAAGAGCCCAGATATTTGCTGCAGATTTATGGGGTGCATTTAAAGGTCAAGGATATGGAGAATTTAATGACATAGGTGCAATAACCATATTTGCTGATTATATTGTCCCAGCAGTTCTCCAGCAGCTTGGAGTGTTGAGATACAGTTCATCTCTAGCTAGTAATGTTGATAACCAAAGTGAAATTGGCTCAGGCACTGAGGAGGAAGTAGAGTTGCGGGCATGCTCTGTCTATGCCGTGGAGAAAATGAGAGAGTTAATAAGTAAAAAATGTGGAAAGCAG GTTTTGAGTGTGGAACTGGATCTTTGGTTATGGTCTGTTGGTACACGATGCCCATCTCTTCAGCACCATCGGACACTTTCTATATACTATTGA